A part of Primulina eburnea isolate SZY01 chromosome 10, ASM2296580v1, whole genome shotgun sequence genomic DNA contains:
- the LOC140802960 gene encoding protein NRT1/ PTR FAMILY 3.1-like isoform X2, whose amino-acid sequence MKMEITKKKGGKGSWEVLERCHSSSGMATLTVSAVLPQLRPPPCPAQVDCKEASGQQLWILYISLLLMSLGAGGMRPCVVMFAADQFDMSKSKVESRSWNFFNWYYFCMGVASFLALTVVVYIQDNISWGWGLGIPTIAMAFSVVAFILGSSLYRKIKPAGSPFVRLTQVIVAAVRKRKEIAPDNPNALYENRDLDAGISTTGRLLYSNQFKWFDRAAVVSESDTKAPNQPNLWRLATVQRVEELKSIIRMMPVWSAYILLVAAHSHQVSFTIQQAKTMNRRLSPSFQIPPASMSIFSSLTFLIGIPLYEHLFVPFSRKFTKNPVGITYLQRMGIGFGINIFATAASALVEIRRKQAALDNNLLDKPAAVIPISVFWLLPQYCLHGLAEIFYAVGHTEFLYDQSPESMRSTASALNWLGIGIGNYVSTLVVALVHKYSGPSANWLPDRNLNRGRLENYYWLVTGIQVVNSIYYVLCAWFYKYKPIEEMTDHIKRTDEDLESDNGRKSIPNGDKEVELARN is encoded by the exons GGAATGGCTACCCTCACGGTTTCGGCAGTCCTGCCTCAGCTACGGCCGCCGCCATGCCCTGCTCAGGTTGACTGCAAGGAGGCCTCCGGCCAACAGCTATGGATTCTGTACATTTCCCTTCTTTTAATGTCATTAGGTGCCGGTGGGATGAGGCCTTGTGTGGTCATGTTTGCTGCCGACCAATTCGACATGTCCAAATCCAAAGTAGAATCCAGGAGCTGGAATTTCTTCAACTGGTATTACTTCTGCATGGGAGTAGCCTCTTTTCTTGCTCTGACAGTTGTAGTTTACATCCAAGATAACATCAGCTGGGGTTGGGGCCTCGGGATTCCGACAATCGCCATGGCGTTTTCTGTTGTAGCTTTCATTCTCGGCTCCTCCTTATACCGAAAAATCAAACCAGCCGGGAGTCCATTCGTTAGGCTTACACAGGTAATCGTTGCTGCTGTGAGGAAACGTAAGGAGATTGCACCGGATAACCCAAATGCCCTCTACGAAAACAGAGATTTGGATGCCGGTATATCGACCACCGGGAGGCTCCTCTACTCGAATCAGTTCAA GTGGTTCGATCGTGCTGCTGTTGTATCCGAATCCGACACGAAAGCGCCGAACCAGCCGAATTTATGGAGACTAGCAACAGTCCAAAGAGTTGAAGAGCTCAAATCCATAATCAGAATGATGCCTGTTTGGTCAGCATACATACTTCTAGTAGCTGCACACTCCCACCAGGTCAGCTTCACCATCCAACAGGCTAAAACCATGAACCGACGTTTATCTCCCTCGTTTCAAATCCCACCAGCCAGCATGTCCATATTCAGCTCCCTGACTTTTTTAATCGGCATCCCCCTATACGAGCATCTATTCGTACCCTTCTCTCGTAAATTTACGAAGAACCCAGTAGGAATCACATACCTTCAAAGAATGGGTATTGGATTCGGGATCAACATATTCGCCACTGCCGCCTCAGCACTAGTCGAGATTAGACGAAAACAAGCTGCATTAGACAACAATCTTCTCGATAAACCAGCAGCAGTAATCCCCATCAGTGTCTTCTGGTTGCTCCCACAATACTGCCTCCACGGATTAGCCGAAATTTTCTACGCGGTAGGCCATACGGAATTTCTCTACGACCAATCTCCCGAAAGCATGAGAAGTACTGCGTCTGCATTAAACTGGCTAGGAATAGGAATCGGGAACTACGTTAGCACACTAGTGGTAGCTTTAGTTCACAAGTACTCGGGACCAAGCGCGAACTGGCTACCAGATAGGAACCTTAACAGGGGACGGTTGGAGAATTACTACTGGCTTGTGACGGGGATACAGGTGGTCAATTCGATATATTATGTGCTGTGTGCCTGGTTTTACAAGTATAAACCGATAGAAGAGATGACTGATCATATCAAAAGAACAGATGAAGATCTTGAGTCTGATAATGGTAGAAAATCAATCCCCAATGGAGATAAAGAAGTGGAGCTGGCGAGAAATTAG